One uncultured Gellertiella sp. genomic window carries:
- a CDS encoding glycosyltransferase family A protein — MSVRPMLSICVPSRNRQLYFQQTIDALRRSLRTDIQFVFADNSDDPEIMNSFMKDVVADPRVVYLPSTGTTLSMVDNWERVAAAATGDFWTFIGDDDYVDPDLAAFLGRVLETTPELDALAWRIIGYTWPYPERPKMAALVPFDHTTVKIPQSDLYKRMFGWYDCRHVPTSGFSIYHSAISRKLMEKIRKQYGGRYFEHPIVDYDNAFKVICLGSTFAATARPFGIMGSCPLSNSFGVGKLKDFRKKMVLFAEEVGHDFDTDSEFRKFPFRNALGTTATIGIAQQWFKTTYNLIYENWGEGFARACANDCMAYSDRESFDLAVEGYGKAFSLWEGGRYRQFFNPVFNEAVTDESRTVSCGFSDGGVYLDQNIAGVKTPAELFDIVRGMVIPLDLMELEPAGLKFPWETEDRVKKMLHG, encoded by the coding sequence ATGTCTGTAAGACCCATGCTTTCCATCTGCGTGCCCTCGCGCAATCGCCAGCTCTATTTTCAGCAGACCATCGACGCCCTCCGGCGTTCGCTGCGCACCGATATCCAGTTCGTCTTCGCCGACAATTCCGATGACCCCGAAATCATGAACAGCTTCATGAAGGACGTGGTTGCCGATCCCCGTGTCGTCTATCTGCCCTCGACCGGAACCACCCTGTCGATGGTCGACAACTGGGAGCGGGTGGCGGCGGCGGCAACCGGTGACTTCTGGACCTTCATCGGCGACGACGACTATGTCGATCCGGATCTTGCGGCCTTTCTCGGCCGGGTGCTGGAAACCACGCCGGAGCTAGACGCATTGGCCTGGCGGATCATCGGCTATACCTGGCCCTATCCCGAACGTCCGAAAATGGCGGCTCTGGTCCCCTTCGACCACACGACGGTGAAGATCCCGCAATCCGACCTCTACAAGCGGATGTTCGGCTGGTACGATTGCCGCCACGTGCCGACATCCGGTTTTTCGATCTACCATTCGGCGATCTCGCGCAAGCTGATGGAGAAGATCCGCAAGCAATATGGCGGGCGCTATTTCGAGCATCCGATCGTCGACTACGACAATGCCTTCAAGGTGATCTGCCTCGGCTCGACCTTTGCCGCGACGGCACGGCCCTTCGGCATCATGGGCAGCTGCCCGCTGTCGAATTCCTTCGGTGTCGGCAAACTCAAGGATTTCCGCAAGAAGATGGTGCTGTTTGCCGAAGAGGTCGGCCACGATTTCGATACGGATTCGGAATTCCGCAAGTTCCCCTTCCGCAATGCGCTCGGCACCACGGCCACCATCGGCATTGCCCAGCAATGGTTCAAGACCACCTACAACCTGATCTATGAAAACTGGGGCGAGGGCTTTGCCCGGGCCTGCGCCAATGACTGCATGGCTTACAGCGACCGCGAATCCTTCGACCTTGCCGTCGAGGGCTATGGCAAGGCTTTCTCGCTCTGGGAGGGCGGGCGCTACAGGCAGTTCTTCAACCCGGTATTCAACGAGGCCGTGACCGACGAGAGCAGGACGGTGTCCTGCGGCTTTTCCGATGGCGGCGTCTATCTCGACCAGAACATTGCCGGCGTCAAAACCCCGGCAGAACTGTTCGACATCGTCCGGGGCATGGTCATTCCGCTGGACCTCATGGAACTCGAGCCCGCCGGGCTGAAATTCCCCTGGGAAACCGAAGACCGGGTCAAGAAGATGCTGCACGGCTGA
- a CDS encoding cephalosporin hydroxylase family protein, protein MDPVSEFRQQVARNIQDIGKDTKFHELSNTWLVEASKYFYSYNFTWLGRPVIQVPQDLYATQELIWACRPDLIIETGIAHGGSLIMSASMLAMLDYCDAMQSGAVLDVRKAPRRVLGIDIDIRDHNRQAIENHPLGPKISMIQGSSVAPDVIAQVKEIARNHARVMVFLDSNHTHEHVLDELELYAPLTSKGSYCVVWDTNVEDLPDEMWDNRPWGKGNNPKTAVWEYMRRLKTDGRTAEDGEKLAFDYDKTIETKLAFTAAPDGFLKRV, encoded by the coding sequence ATGGATCCCGTTTCAGAATTCCGCCAGCAGGTGGCGCGCAATATCCAGGATATCGGCAAGGATACCAAGTTTCACGAGCTGTCGAATACCTGGCTCGTCGAAGCGTCGAAATATTTCTACTCCTACAATTTCACCTGGCTCGGCCGCCCGGTCATCCAGGTGCCGCAGGACCTCTATGCCACCCAGGAACTGATCTGGGCCTGCCGCCCGGACCTGATCATCGAGACCGGCATTGCCCATGGCGGATCGCTGATCATGTCGGCCTCGATGCTGGCGATGCTCGATTATTGCGACGCGATGCAGTCGGGTGCGGTTCTCGACGTGCGCAAGGCACCGCGCCGGGTGCTGGGCATCGACATCGACATCCGCGACCACAATCGCCAGGCCATCGAAAACCATCCGCTCGGACCGAAGATCTCGATGATCCAGGGCTCGTCGGTTGCCCCCGACGTCATCGCGCAGGTGAAGGAAATCGCCCGCAACCATGCGCGCGTGATGGTCTTCCTCGATTCCAACCACACCCATGAGCATGTGCTGGACGAACTCGAACTTTACGCGCCGCTGACCTCCAAGGGCAGCTATTGCGTGGTCTGGGACACCAATGTCGAAGACCTGCCGGACGAGATGTGGGACAACCGTCCGTGGGGCAAGGGCAACAATCCGAAGACCGCCGTCTGGGAATACATGCGCCGCCTGAAGACCGATGGCCGCACCGCCGAAGACGGCGAAAAGCTCGCCTTCGACTATGACAAGACCATCGAGACCAAGCTCGCCTTCACCGCGGCCCCCGACGGCTTCCTGAAGCGCGTCTGA
- a CDS encoding NAD(P)-dependent oxidoreductase, whose protein sequence is MVHILLTGGSGFVGRQILRSLKARGHRVSVTLRPGKALPEGFVADAVIETPDLFAGNEDWWAARLAGADVVIHSAWYVEPGKYLDSPKNLDCVAGTLALARGAVAAGVRHLIGVGTCMEYRLPSDHLDITQPLEPATLYAAAKLSLYHLLGTYLAKTDMRFSWCRLFYLYGEGEYPARLVPYVRSQLAKGEIVKLSAGTQLRDFLDVAEAGGMIAHVADTGQTGPINICSGRAITIRQLVEGIADEYERRDLLEFGTAAIHPSDPAAVVGICNLQP, encoded by the coding sequence ATGGTTCATATCCTGTTGACTGGCGGCAGCGGTTTCGTCGGACGCCAGATCCTGCGGTCGCTGAAGGCGCGGGGGCACCGGGTCTCGGTGACCTTAAGGCCCGGCAAGGCGCTGCCGGAAGGCTTTGTCGCCGATGCGGTGATCGAGACCCCGGATCTGTTTGCCGGGAACGAGGACTGGTGGGCCGCAAGGCTTGCAGGCGCCGATGTGGTCATCCATTCCGCCTGGTATGTCGAGCCCGGCAAATATCTCGACAGTCCGAAAAATCTCGACTGCGTGGCGGGCACGCTGGCGCTTGCCAGGGGGGCGGTTGCGGCGGGCGTCCGGCATCTGATCGGGGTCGGCACCTGCATGGAATACCGCCTGCCGTCCGACCACCTCGACATCACCCAGCCGCTGGAGCCCGCAACCCTCTATGCGGCGGCGAAACTGTCGCTCTATCACCTGCTTGGCACCTACCTCGCGAAGACCGACATGCGGTTTTCCTGGTGCCGGCTGTTCTATCTTTATGGCGAGGGGGAATATCCGGCCCGCCTGGTACCCTATGTCCGCAGCCAGCTGGCAAAGGGCGAGATCGTCAAGCTCTCGGCGGGCACCCAGCTCCGCGACTTCCTCGATGTGGCGGAGGCGGGGGGGATGATTGCCCATGTCGCCGATACCGGCCAGACCGGACCGATCAATATCTGCTCGGGCAGGGCGATCACCATCCGCCAGCTGGTGGAAGGCATCGCCGACGAATACGAGCGGCGCGACCTGCTGGAATTCGGCACGGCGGCCATCCATCCTTCCGATCCCGCAGCCGTCGTCGGCATCTGCAATCTCCAGCCATGA
- a CDS encoding class I SAM-dependent methyltransferase: protein MTGCPVCLKSDFNTLLTRARVPVLQNVIVESIEEALAFPDARLRICQCRNCDFVWNADFDPDAIDYNRQYNNSVQASGVYLAHQADMAERVLALPGRLICLEVGCGEGEFLNVLSASGRLERAIGFDPAHKGVQALPATVTVEKAYFDSEVAARLPGDINVVISRHTIEHIPFPRPFIEAIAAYVRERRLPLFLETPDVSWILENNAFEDFFYEHCSLFSPRSMAYLLAEFGLECRVEAVYGGQYMWIEAKAAEGAATCPQPSAAAADAGQGIAEALDFWSRKVKSLGETGPVAIWGGASKGVTFSLLVDGVNCAIDLNPSKQGCFMPVSAVPIVPPETALARGVRSIIVMNPNYRDEIRKQLDSLGWTGELLVLQDEKAA, encoded by the coding sequence ATGACCGGTTGTCCTGTTTGCCTGAAGTCCGATTTCAACACGCTGCTGACCCGCGCCCGCGTGCCGGTGTTGCAGAATGTCATCGTCGAAAGCATCGAGGAGGCGCTTGCCTTCCCGGATGCCAGGCTCCGGATCTGCCAGTGCCGCAACTGCGATTTCGTCTGGAACGCCGATTTCGATCCCGATGCCATCGACTATAACCGGCAGTACAACAATTCCGTCCAGGCCTCCGGCGTCTATCTCGCCCATCAGGCGGATATGGCGGAGCGGGTGCTGGCGCTCCCCGGCCGGCTGATCTGTCTCGAGGTCGGCTGCGGCGAGGGGGAATTCCTGAACGTGCTCTCGGCCTCCGGCAGGCTGGAGCGCGCCATCGGCTTCGATCCCGCTCACAAGGGCGTGCAGGCGCTGCCCGCGACCGTGACAGTGGAGAAGGCCTATTTCGACAGCGAGGTGGCGGCCCGGCTTCCCGGTGACATCAATGTCGTCATTTCCCGCCACACCATCGAGCATATTCCTTTCCCGCGTCCCTTCATCGAGGCGATTGCCGCCTATGTCCGGGAACGCCGGCTGCCGCTGTTTCTTGAAACTCCGGATGTCTCCTGGATCCTGGAAAACAACGCCTTCGAGGATTTCTTCTACGAGCACTGCTCGCTGTTTTCCCCGCGCTCGATGGCCTATCTGCTGGCCGAATTCGGGCTGGAATGCCGGGTGGAGGCGGTCTATGGCGGGCAATATATGTGGATCGAGGCAAAGGCTGCCGAGGGTGCTGCCACCTGTCCGCAGCCGTCAGCCGCCGCAGCGGATGCGGGGCAGGGCATTGCCGAGGCGCTGGATTTCTGGAGCCGCAAGGTGAAGTCGCTCGGCGAAACGGGACCCGTCGCCATCTGGGGCGGGGCCTCCAAGGGCGTCACCTTCTCGCTGCTGGTCGACGGCGTCAATTGCGCCATCGACCTCAATCCCTCCAAGCAGGGCTGCTTCATGCCGGTCAGCGCGGTGCCGATCGTGCCGCCGGAAACCGCTCTGGCACGCGGCGTGCGCTCGATCATCGTCATGAATCCCAACTATCGTGACGAAATCCGCAAGCAACTCGACAGCCTCGGCTGGACCGGCGAGTTGCTGGTATTGCAGGACGAAAAAGCCGCCTGA
- a CDS encoding dipeptidase, with product MQAIFDGHNDVLYRLHAHAQTGGDPIREFIDGTELGHIDAPRARKGGLAGGFCAIYISSPDFGHREPDESGHYAIPLPDPLAHAPSLQTAMEIAAIAQRLDRAGAWKLCRTVADIRQAMAEGVFAALLHIEGCEAINSNLDELETFYAAGLRSLGPVWSRETIFGHGVPFAYPSHPDIGPGLTEAGFRLVTACNELGILIDLAHLNEKGFWDVARTSRHPLVASHSNVHGLTEIARNLTDPQMDAIRDTQGIAGLNFAVTMLRPDAQEIADTGIDLMVAHIDAMVERMGIDCVGLGSDYDGATIPEAIGDAAGSQVLVEALRKAGYGEEDLAKLCRENWLRVLSGTLKP from the coding sequence ATGCAAGCAATTTTTGATGGCCATAATGACGTGCTCTACCGGCTGCATGCCCATGCACAGACCGGTGGAGACCCAATCCGCGAGTTCATCGACGGGACAGAACTCGGCCATATCGATGCGCCCCGGGCCCGCAAGGGTGGGCTCGCGGGCGGGTTTTGCGCCATCTACATTTCCTCGCCGGATTTTGGTCATCGGGAGCCCGACGAGAGCGGCCACTACGCGATCCCGCTGCCTGATCCGCTCGCCCATGCACCATCGCTGCAAACGGCCATGGAAATTGCGGCCATTGCCCAGCGGCTTGACCGCGCCGGAGCCTGGAAGCTCTGCCGCACGGTCGCCGACATCCGGCAGGCAATGGCCGAAGGGGTCTTTGCCGCGCTTCTGCACATCGAGGGTTGCGAGGCAATCAACAGCAATCTCGATGAGCTCGAAACCTTTTATGCGGCAGGTCTGCGCTCGCTCGGGCCGGTCTGGAGCCGCGAGACGATCTTTGGCCATGGCGTGCCCTTTGCCTATCCGAGCCATCCCGATATCGGCCCGGGCCTCACCGAAGCGGGCTTTCGCCTCGTCACCGCCTGCAACGAGCTCGGCATCCTGATCGACCTCGCCCATCTCAATGAAAAGGGTTTCTGGGACGTGGCGCGCACGTCCCGCCATCCGCTGGTCGCAAGCCATTCCAATGTGCACGGGCTGACTGAAATCGCCCGCAACCTCACCGACCCGCAGATGGATGCGATCCGCGACACACAGGGAATAGCCGGGCTGAATTTCGCCGTCACCATGCTGCGCCCCGACGCACAGGAAATAGCCGATACGGGGATCGACCTGATGGTTGCCCATATCGATGCGATGGTGGAGCGGATGGGGATCGACTGCGTCGGCCTTGGTTCCGACTATGACGGCGCAACCATTCCCGAGGCCATCGGCGATGCGGCAGGCAGCCAGGTCCTTGTCGAGGCGCTGCGCAAAGCCGGCTACGGCGAAGAGGATCTCGCCAAGCTCTGCCGGGAAAACTGGCTCCGGGTGCTGTCCGGGACGCTGAAGCCATAG
- a CDS encoding BA14K family protein, producing MRSSIASIGSALLAVLMLATSVPAEAASMPTASAVQTGSDVVTVGDPGRFRAEENQQWRRHRGWRNGDMYYNGHRGYREFRPGYRRYNGFWFPGAAFATGIIIGGALAERPVMRRGIGSSHVHACMNRYRSYRAWDDTYQPNYGPRRRCGY from the coding sequence ATGCGCTCTTCCATTGCCTCCATCGGGTCGGCCCTGTTGGCCGTCCTGATGCTTGCCACATCTGTTCCAGCTGAAGCGGCAAGCATGCCCACGGCGTCAGCAGTCCAGACCGGTTCCGATGTGGTCACGGTCGGCGATCCCGGTCGTTTTCGTGCCGAAGAGAATCAGCAGTGGCGTCGCCATCGTGGCTGGCGCAATGGCGACATGTATTACAATGGTCATCGCGGCTACCGCGAATTCCGCCCCGGTTACCGCCGTTACAATGGCTTCTGGTTTCCCGGCGCGGCCTTTGCCACCGGCATCATCATTGGTGGCGCACTGGCCGAACGGCCTGTCATGCGGCGCGGCATCGGCAGTTCGCATGTCCATGCCTGCATGAACCGCTACCGCAGCTATCGCGCCTGGGATGATACCTATCAGCCCAATTATGGTCCGCGTCGTCGCTGCGGCTACTGA
- a CDS encoding group II truncated hemoglobin, translated as MMPVSEVSGTPYQRLGGAEAVRALTERFYDLVESEPVAEPLRRLHLKGHGLAHARQSQFQFLSGFLGGPHLYFEQHHHADVRAMHSHVSIDTVARDAWLACMDMAIAQQQVAPDLAERLMASFQRVADRLVSA; from the coding sequence ATGATGCCCGTCTCTGAAGTCTCCGGTACTCCCTATCAGCGCCTTGGCGGTGCTGAGGCCGTGCGTGCGCTGACGGAGCGCTTCTACGACCTGGTCGAGAGCGAACCGGTTGCGGAGCCCTTGCGCCGCCTGCATCTCAAGGGCCACGGTCTTGCACATGCCAGGCAGTCGCAATTTCAGTTTCTGTCGGGCTTTCTCGGCGGCCCCCATCTCTATTTCGAACAGCACCACCATGCCGATGTGCGCGCCATGCACAGCCATGTGTCGATCGATACGGTCGCCCGCGATGCCTGGCTTGCCTGCATGGACATGGCAATTGCGCAGCAGCAGGTCGCGCCGGACCTGGCGGAACGGCTGATGGCAAGCTTTCAGCGCGTCGCCGACCGGCTTGTCTCGGCGTGA
- a CDS encoding SDR family NAD(P)-dependent oxidoreductase, giving the protein MKRTELMRFDGLTVLVTGGNSGIGRGIVHHFVAAGAEVFFTARDADKGRKVEEETLALGYPARFFPCDLAREDEVKTLLATIAGLGRLDILINNAGVGSRRSGVEPEDPPAVRWDKLRGPNLDSAYLVSAHALPLLARSPSPSIVNISSTATLHGNWGLYCVAKAAVEALTRALAAEGASHGIRCNCVSPGWIATEQDAVTPASGGTDSSWDVPPNLFNRMGLPGEIASAVAFLASEAASFVTGQTLVVDGGLSIIDYTSRKLLESKGAGLFSGMLAPEV; this is encoded by the coding sequence GTGAAAAGGACTGAACTGATGCGTTTCGATGGACTGACCGTACTGGTGACCGGGGGGAATTCGGGCATCGGGCGTGGCATCGTGCACCATTTCGTTGCCGCCGGCGCCGAAGTCTTCTTCACCGCCCGGGACGCGGACAAGGGGCGCAAGGTGGAGGAGGAGACGCTGGCACTCGGCTATCCCGCCCGGTTCTTCCCCTGCGATCTCGCGCGCGAAGATGAGGTGAAGACACTGCTGGCGACGATTGCCGGTCTGGGCAGGCTCGATATCCTTATCAACAATGCCGGCGTCGGCTCGCGGCGCTCGGGCGTGGAGCCGGAAGATCCGCCCGCCGTGCGCTGGGACAAGCTGCGCGGTCCCAATCTCGATTCGGCCTATCTGGTGTCGGCGCATGCCCTGCCGCTCCTGGCCCGGAGCCCGTCACCTTCCATCGTCAACATTTCCTCGACGGCGACGCTGCATGGCAACTGGGGGCTCTATTGCGTGGCAAAGGCGGCTGTCGAAGCGCTGACCCGCGCCCTTGCCGCCGAAGGTGCTTCGCATGGAATTCGCTGCAATTGCGTCAGCCCGGGCTGGATCGCAACCGAACAGGATGCGGTCACCCCCGCCTCGGGCGGGACGGATTCATCCTGGGATGTGCCTCCCAATCTCTTCAACCGCATGGGCCTGCCGGGCGAAATTGCCAGTGCCGTCGCCTTCCTGGCCAGCGAGGCGGCCTCATTTGTAACGGGCCAGACACTTGTCGTTGATGGTGGCCTGTCGATCATCGATTACACCTCGCGCAAGCTGCTGGAGAGCAAGGGGGCGGGACTGTTCAGCGGCATGCTGGCCCCGGAGGTCTGA
- a CDS encoding Pycsar system effector family protein: protein MPPPTGTTVSREYFEHIRKINDVFAEQIVISDQKAAYIFTFMLAFLVSSSEGREVFTWGRYTHGTMQGIAFSGMLAASSIVSMIAAILVVLPLHVKKSTSLFWGTWGRHRPLFEDAARRRDPDYLFNQYLDNADILSFIARRKYRNVTYAFRALVVTVLSYVLLLVAG from the coding sequence ATGCCGCCGCCAACAGGAACAACGGTTTCAAGGGAATATTTCGAACATATCCGGAAGATCAATGACGTCTTTGCCGAGCAGATCGTCATTTCCGACCAGAAGGCTGCCTATATATTCACCTTCATGCTCGCCTTCCTCGTCTCGTCGAGCGAAGGCCGTGAAGTCTTTACCTGGGGCCGCTACACCCATGGCACCATGCAGGGCATTGCCTTTTCCGGCATGCTCGCCGCCTCCTCCATCGTGTCGATGATTGCTGCGATCCTGGTGGTGCTTCCCCTGCATGTGAAGAAATCCACCTCGCTGTTCTGGGGAACCTGGGGCAGGCACCGGCCGCTGTTTGAGGATGCGGCCCGCAGGCGCGATCCGGACTACCTTTTCAATCAATATCTCGACAATGCCGACATCCTGTCCTTTATCGCCAGACGGAAGTACCGGAATGTCACCTATGCCTTCCGGGCGCTGGTGGTCACCGTTCTGTCCTATGTGCTGCTGCTGGTCGCGGGTTGA
- a CDS encoding SDR family oxidoreductase, which yields MSAEHLVIPDLSGKSVLITGASTGIGAALARAFAAQGATVGLHFNASMGAANTVMGEITEGGGRVMLCHADATNSGDMRRMIAVFAEDAGGMDGLINNAGGMVARMPYAEITEAYYDAVMDLNARSVVVAAQAAIPHLKQRGGFIINTTSIAARNGGSNGAGLYGSAKAFVSNVTRGMARELIPFGIRVNAVSPGVIATPFHERYSTAAQLEAALSTIPQGRLGAAEDCVGAYLFLASQALSGYIIGQTIEVNGGQLMP from the coding sequence ATGTCTGCCGAACATCTCGTCATCCCCGATCTCTCGGGCAAGTCGGTCCTGATCACGGGGGCCTCCACCGGCATTGGTGCGGCTCTTGCCCGTGCCTTTGCGGCGCAGGGGGCAACCGTCGGCCTGCATTTCAATGCCAGCATGGGGGCCGCCAATACGGTCATGGGCGAGATCACTGAAGGCGGTGGCCGGGTGATGCTGTGCCATGCGGATGCGACAAATTCCGGTGACATGCGCCGGATGATCGCCGTGTTCGCTGAGGATGCGGGGGGCATGGACGGCCTGATCAACAATGCCGGCGGCATGGTGGCACGCATGCCCTATGCGGAGATCACCGAGGCCTATTATGATGCCGTGATGGATCTGAACGCCCGGTCGGTGGTCGTCGCCGCGCAGGCTGCGATTCCGCATCTGAAGCAACGCGGCGGCTTCATCATCAACACCACCTCGATTGCGGCACGCAACGGTGGCAGCAACGGTGCCGGGCTCTACGGTTCGGCAAAGGCCTTCGTCTCGAATGTGACGCGGGGCATGGCCAGGGAACTGATCCCTTTCGGGATCCGGGTGAACGCCGTATCCCCCGGCGTGATCGCCACGCCATTTCATGAGCGCTATTCGACCGCAGCCCAGCTGGAAGCGGCGCTCTCCACCATTCCACAGGGACGGCTGGGCGCGGCGGAAGACTGTGTCGGAGCCTATCTCTTTCTCGCCTCACAGGCGCTCTCCGGCTATATCATCGGCCAGACCATCGAAGTGAATGGCGGCCAGTTGATGCCCTGA
- a CDS encoding acetate/propionate family kinase: MGQAVSGAGSRDAQSLAVNCGSSSVKLALFDADLNRIGEAEASRIGTAQPVTLRFSGLEGLGETHLPEGASHEQALSHMALAIADRHATRLCGIGHRVVHGGSTLRAPHVIDARLLQDIEALTPLAPLHQPHCLTGIHLLGQMFAHLPQVACFDTGFHRSIPEQRQLYGLPLAFADQGLRAYGFHGLSCEHVVSRFAALTGRTLPSALVICHLGNGASVTGLRDGQSRCNSMGFTPIDGLIMGQRCGHLDPGAVLWLVDAMKGDTAAVSDLLNRHSGLLGLSGESSDMRALLAMRSPAAHLALDMFVDRIVRETASAAGAIGGLDALVFTGGIGSGAPAIRQRVIDGLAWLGFVLDPEANTAHAATITSPHSARSAHVILADEERVICRAVMDLVSGGPEISAPACLAFPI, translated from the coding sequence ATGGGACAGGCAGTATCAGGGGCAGGCTCAAGGGATGCGCAGTCGCTCGCCGTCAATTGCGGCTCGTCTTCCGTCAAGCTGGCGCTGTTTGACGCGGATCTGAACCGGATCGGCGAGGCGGAAGCTTCACGGATCGGCACGGCCCAACCGGTCACGCTGCGTTTTTCCGGCCTCGAGGGACTGGGGGAGACGCATCTTCCCGAAGGAGCCAGCCACGAGCAGGCACTGTCCCATATGGCCCTGGCGATTGCCGACCGCCATGCGACCCGGCTGTGCGGCATTGGCCATCGGGTGGTGCATGGCGGCAGCACTCTGCGTGCCCCGCACGTGATCGATGCCCGGCTGCTTCAGGATATCGAGGCCCTGACCCCGCTCGCACCGCTCCATCAGCCGCATTGCCTCACGGGCATCCATCTGCTTGGCCAGATGTTTGCCCACCTGCCGCAGGTCGCCTGTTTCGATACCGGCTTTCATCGCAGCATTCCCGAACAGCGGCAGCTCTATGGATTGCCGCTGGCCTTTGCCGATCAGGGCTTGCGGGCCTATGGGTTCCATGGGTTGTCCTGTGAGCATGTGGTCAGCCGATTTGCGGCCCTCACGGGCAGGACTCTGCCGTCGGCGCTGGTGATCTGCCATCTCGGCAACGGGGCGAGTGTCACCGGCCTGCGCGACGGGCAGTCCCGCTGCAATTCCATGGGCTTCACCCCGATTGACGGGCTGATCATGGGGCAGCGCTGCGGCCATCTGGATCCCGGTGCCGTGCTCTGGCTGGTTGACGCGATGAAAGGTGACACCGCTGCCGTTTCCGATCTTCTCAACCGGCATTCCGGCCTGCTCGGCCTGTCGGGAGAAAGTTCGGACATGCGCGCCTTGCTGGCGATGAGATCGCCTGCGGCACACCTGGCACTCGACATGTTTGTCGACCGGATCGTCCGCGAAACCGCGTCAGCCGCCGGTGCCATCGGCGGGCTGGATGCGCTGGTCTTTACCGGTGGCATCGGCAGCGGCGCACCGGCCATTCGCCAAAGGGTGATCGACGGCCTTGCCTGGCTCGGTTTTGTCCTTGATCCCGAAGCCAACACGGCGCATGCCGCGACGATCACCAGCCCGCACTCGGCACGTTCGGCGCATGTGATCCTCGCCGACGAGGAGCGGGTGATCTGTCGGGCGGTCATGGATCTGGTCAGCGGCGGACCGGAGATTTCCGCACCGGCTTGCCTGGCGTTCCCGATATAG
- a CDS encoding OsmC family protein, which translates to MQKSGSLRHRITGATATLGRRGYPHIVSATGGEIDIVTGPSQAGFNPVDLLCASLSACLAMSARIAAGELGVLADMEEIAVTVEADKSEAEPFRILRFVIGLTIRGAIDDERKTAILHRAEALCTVSNTLATRPELFLRLDD; encoded by the coding sequence ATGCAGAAATCCGGTTCTCTCAGGCACCGCATTACCGGGGCCACGGCAACGCTCGGTCGCCGTGGTTATCCGCATATCGTCTCGGCCACCGGGGGGGAGATCGATATTGTCACCGGACCGTCGCAGGCAGGCTTCAACCCTGTAGATCTTCTCTGTGCCTCCCTGTCCGCCTGCCTCGCCATGAGTGCCCGCATTGCGGCGGGCGAGCTTGGCGTGCTGGCCGACATGGAAGAGATTGCGGTGACGGTGGAGGCCGACAAGAGCGAGGCGGAACCGTTTCGCATCCTGCGCTTCGTCATCGGCCTCACGATCAGGGGCGCGATCGACGATGAGCGCAAAACGGCGATCCTGCACCGGGCGGAAGCGCTTTGCACCGTATCCAATACGCTGGCGACGCGACCCGAGCTGTTCCTGCGTCTTGATGACTGA
- a CDS encoding pyridoxamine 5'-phosphate oxidase family protein gives MTVTDTLPPTSDVAFTPAVKAIQTRKGSRRTYQRQEENGSWSNLIDAGLKSFVETQTSVFLATATAQGQPYIQHRGGPAGFLRVIDDRTIGFVDFAGNRQFITSGNLSENDQACLFLIDYTTRQRIKIWGRARVVEGDDALVARLMPGNYRARAEQVILFAVTAWDANCPQHIPHRIDREAVEAALKRRDDRIAELEAELAACRDVGKG, from the coding sequence ATGACCGTAACTGACACTCTGCCGCCGACAAGCGATGTGGCCTTCACGCCTGCCGTCAAGGCGATCCAGACGCGCAAGGGCTCCCGCCGCACCTACCAGCGCCAGGAAGAGAATGGCAGCTGGAGCAACCTCATTGACGCGGGGCTGAAATCCTTTGTCGAGACCCAGACCAGCGTGTTTCTGGCCACGGCGACCGCGCAGGGCCAGCCCTATATCCAGCATCGCGGCGGTCCGGCTGGCTTCCTGCGGGTGATCGATGACAGGACCATCGGATTCGTCGATTTCGCCGGGAACCGGCAATTCATCACCAGCGGCAATCTGTCCGAGAATGATCAGGCCTGTCTGTTTCTGATCGATTACACCACGCGCCAGCGTATCAAGATCTGGGGCAGGGCGCGTGTCGTCGAAGGGGATGATGCGCTGGTGGCAAGACTGATGCCCGGCAATTATCGTGCCCGCGCCGAGCAGGTCATCCTGTTTGCCGTCACGGCCTGGGACGCCAATTGTCCGCAGCATATTCCACACCGTATCGACCGGGAGGCGGTGGAGGCGGCGCTGAAAAGGCGGGACGACCGGATCGCGGAACTTGAGGCAGAACTGGCCGCATGCCGTGACGTCGGGAAGGGTTGA